Proteins encoded together in one Camelina sativa cultivar DH55 chromosome 9, Cs, whole genome shotgun sequence window:
- the LOC104715567 gene encoding uncharacterized protein LOC104715567 gives MAMVPVNPVPNPPLGVDFDAEAEDRDEFHINKLATDFTEAEESIRHNVYPESDDEDEERVRSGGASRGTPIVRGDGSMYKGQSFYNGIAFKECVLDYALVSGCNLKQYRYDRDRIGFKCVGAKGKCMWKVYAACLHNESMWRITLYTNKHICVPNGECEMFKVPVIARLFLDKIREEPEYYMPLKMEQTIMEKWKISVTRGQCQAARRKALAWIELEYDTQFERLRDYGAEILEANKGSVVEVETVKNEVGQDVFKRFYVCFDALRRTWKKSCRPLIRVDGCFLKEKIKGQLLVALGRDADNVIYPMAWLKIDLELGDGDGYIMVSDRQKGLIKAVELELPKIEHRKCVRHIYGNLKKRHPDKKRLKKLLWDLAWAFHKIGSYCEDVENNSVESFNSTINKAREKPFVAMLEAVRRLAMVRIAKRSALSHSHEGICTPYVKRFLAEEHKAASMCFVHPSTNGAYEVYLGYDKHRVNLNERTCTCMKFQICGIPCEHAYGLILKKTLEAEDYVCEWFRTFKWKENYTEGIIPQRGPRYWPCTGGESVHPPPRADDEKVDKKRKKGAHESPTKKKPKQKKRIMHCGICGAADHNCKYHQKKKNKKNTTQGGTQVESSQGCLTQDK, from the exons ATGGCGATGGTCCCGGTAAATCCCGTTCCTAATCCGCCTCTTGGAGTAGATTTCGACGCAGAAGCTGAGGATCGCGATGAGTTTCATATCAACAAGTTGGCGACAGATTTTACGGAAGCTGAGGAATCGATTCGTCATAACGTGTACCCAGAAAGCGACGATGAGGATGAGGAACGTGTTCGTAGTGGTGGTGCGAGTAGGGGGACTCCCATAGTTCGTGGTGATGGTTCAATGTACAAAGGGCAAAGCTTCTACAATGGAATCGCTTTTAAGGAGTGTGTTCTTGACTACGCACTTGTATCCGGTTGTAACTTGAAGCAATACAGGTACGATAGAGATAGAATCGGTTTTAAGTGTGTTGGTGCTAAGGGGAAATGTATGTGGAAAGTTTATGCGGCATGTTTGCACAATGAGTCGATGTGGAGGATTACATTGTACACGAACAAGCATATTTGTGTACCTAATGGAGAGTGTGAAATGTTTAAGGTGCCAGTGATAGCTAGGTTGTTTCtagataagataagagaagaaCCGGAATATTACATGCCTTTGAAGATGGAGCAGACTATAATGGAGAAGTGGAAGATATCAGTTACTAGAGGTCAATGTCAAGCTGCTAGGAGAAAGGCATTGGCATGGATAGAGCTTGAATATGACACTCAATTTGAGCGACTCAGAGACTATGGGGCTGAGATATTGGAAGCAAATAAAGGTTCTGTTGTAGAGGTAGAGACGGTGAAGAACGAGGTCGGACAGGATGTGTTTAAGCGATTCTATGTATGCTTTGATGCTCTTAGGAGAACATGGAAAAAATCTTGCAGACCACTAATACGAGTTGATGGTTGtttcttaaaagaaaagatCAAGGGACAGTTGCTGGTTGCTTTAGGAAGGGATGCTGACAATGTTATCTACCCAATGGCTTG GCTGAAGATCGACTTGGAGTTAGGTGATGGGGATGGTTACATTATGGTGTCTGATCGACAAAAG ggTTTGATTAAAGCTGTTGAGTTAGAGTTACCAAAGATTGAGCATAGAAAATGTGTTAGGCACATTTATGGTAATCTAAAGAAGAGGCATCCGGATAAGAAGCGGCTGAAGAAACTCCTTTGGGATCTAGCTTG GGCGTTCCACAAGATTGGCAGCTACTGTGAGGATGTGGAAAACAACTCTGTGGAGTCCTTCAATAGCACAATCAACAAGGCAAGAGAGAAGCCATTTGTGGCCATGTTGGAGGCTGTTCGAAGGCTTGCAATGGTTCGAATTGCTAAGCGGTCTGCACTTTCTCATTCGCACGAAG GGATATGCACTCCATATGTGAAACGCTTCTTGGCTGAAGAGCATAAGGCAGCTTCTATGTGCTTTGTTCATCCCAGCACAAATGGAGCTTATGAAGTTTACCTGGGATATGACAAACACAGAGTCAATTTGAATGAAAGGACTTGTACCTGCATGAAGTTTCAGATATGTGGAATCCCCTGCGAACATGCTTATGGACTGATACTCAAGAAGACATTGGAAGCTGAAGATTACGTGTGTGAATGGTTCCGAACTTTCAAGTGGAAAGAGAATTACACGGAGGGGATTATACCACAAAGAGGTCCACGCTATTGGCCTTGCACTGGTGGTGAAAGTGTGCATCCACCACCAAGGGCGGATGATGAAAAGGtagacaagaagaggaagaaaggtgCTCATGAGTCACCTaccaagaagaaaccaaaacaaaagaagagaatcatGCATTGTGGGATATGTGGTGCAGCTGATCATAATTGTAAgtaccaccagaagaagaagaataagaagaatacaACACAG GGTGGAACTCAAGTGGAATCTTCTCAAGGTTGTCTTACTCAAGATAAGTAA